A genomic stretch from Frigoribacterium sp. PvP032 includes:
- a CDS encoding endo-1,4-beta-xylanase — MGLCVALAGCSSTDPAPERDTVIDLLHGGWQQVPGVVVDGDELRVSATGRSIVQQDGGGGRPDPPVDLAGTHLVGVQDFSLRASFTDVTADATLSLLGSPPVIADEFRLEPAGLHLTLSGDDLRITVFDGSSPDDVGDPEPAEDEHVTISDPEAELAVDRRGDRLEITSDGETVSTLALGDVLGSGELWLGLSSAEGTFTVESLTASAAAGGDLAAAGPVAADAEPSPDGLQALAARSRPEFLVGAAVALGPLVSDVDYADEFVGEFGALTPENAMKPQALSPRQGEYVFEEADALLDLAESKGIAVHGHTIAFSEAMPRWMQDLPSDTQEERQASADALLDYVTTVVTHFRGRLDSLDVVNEPFDVDQGTELQENTWLRVFGEDYPVVVSQAVHDADPDVRQFVNENGADVPGPRQDALRQLVLDTNAAGGHVDGVGLQAHVYDLDTDAVSADDLGETLDSFEDAGLLVRISENDVTDAQGQAAQAEQFATILSTCLGSETCVSYTTWGVDDRYDFFVDDDGVEQGHDLLFDDGEATPAYDAVRSVLAD, encoded by the coding sequence GTGGGTCTCTGCGTCGCCCTGGCCGGTTGCAGCTCGACGGACCCGGCACCCGAGCGGGACACCGTGATCGACCTGCTGCACGGGGGCTGGCAGCAGGTCCCGGGGGTCGTCGTGGACGGCGACGAACTGCGGGTGTCCGCGACCGGCCGGAGCATCGTCCAGCAGGACGGCGGGGGCGGCCGGCCGGACCCGCCGGTGGACCTCGCGGGGACCCACCTGGTGGGCGTGCAGGACTTCTCGCTCCGCGCCTCCTTCACGGATGTCACCGCCGACGCGACCCTGTCCCTCCTCGGCAGCCCGCCGGTGATCGCGGACGAGTTCCGCCTCGAGCCCGCCGGGCTGCACCTCACCCTCAGCGGCGACGACCTGCGCATCACCGTCTTCGACGGCTCGTCCCCGGACGACGTGGGCGACCCCGAGCCGGCCGAGGACGAGCACGTCACGATCTCCGATCCCGAGGCCGAGCTCGCCGTGGACCGTCGCGGCGATCGGCTCGAGATCACGAGCGACGGTGAGACGGTGTCGACCCTGGCGCTCGGCGACGTCCTCGGCTCGGGCGAGCTCTGGCTGGGGCTGTCGAGCGCAGAGGGGACCTTCACGGTCGAGTCGCTGACGGCCTCGGCGGCGGCCGGAGGCGACCTCGCCGCCGCGGGCCCCGTGGCCGCCGATGCCGAGCCGTCTCCCGACGGCCTGCAGGCGCTCGCCGCCCGCTCACGTCCGGAGTTCCTCGTCGGCGCCGCCGTGGCACTCGGCCCACTCGTCTCGGACGTGGACTACGCCGACGAGTTCGTGGGCGAGTTCGGCGCCCTCACGCCCGAGAACGCGATGAAGCCGCAGGCGCTCTCCCCGCGCCAGGGAGAGTACGTCTTCGAGGAGGCGGACGCCCTGCTCGACCTCGCAGAGAGCAAGGGCATCGCCGTCCACGGCCACACCATCGCCTTCTCCGAGGCGATGCCGCGCTGGATGCAGGACCTGCCCAGCGACACCCAGGAGGAGCGCCAGGCCAGCGCCGACGCCCTGCTCGACTACGTCACGACCGTGGTCACGCACTTCCGGGGTCGGCTGGACTCGCTCGACGTCGTCAACGAGCCGTTCGACGTCGACCAGGGGACGGAGCTGCAGGAGAACACCTGGCTGCGGGTCTTCGGGGAGGACTATCCCGTGGTCGTCTCGCAGGCGGTCCACGACGCGGACCCGGACGTGCGGCAGTTCGTCAACGAGAACGGCGCCGACGTGCCGGGGCCACGTCAGGACGCCCTGCGGCAGCTCGTCCTCGACACGAACGCTGCGGGTGGTCACGTCGACGGCGTCGGCCTCCAGGCCCACGTCTACGACCTCGACACCGACGCCGTCTCGGCCGACGACCTCGGCGAGACCCTCGACAGCTTCGAGGACGCCGGGCTGCTCGTCCGGATCTCGGAGAACGACGTCACGGACGCTCAGGGGCAGGCCGCCCAGGCAGAGCAGTTCGCCACGATCCTCTCGACCTGCCTCGGCTCGGAGACCTGCGTCTCGTACACGACGTGGGGAGTGGACG
- a CDS encoding response regulator transcription factor: protein MPDLVRVAVVDDLALFALGIRMQLDATDDLTCVGTASDGVAGLELVRRERPDVVLMDIRMPVLDGLAATAALRDDGADAPRVVVLTTIRHDEAVYLAARAGATAFLTKDARPEVLLATVRAAAVGEAVGDTEQLLRDFGPPPTRPRPDVLAVLTPRERETFLLLAKGLTNTEIAEASFVSEATVKTHVRAVLAKLELRSRLQVVVFAHEEGLVRA, encoded by the coding sequence GTGCCTGATCTCGTGCGCGTCGCCGTCGTCGACGACCTGGCCCTCTTCGCACTCGGGATCCGCATGCAGCTGGACGCGACCGACGACCTCACGTGCGTGGGTACCGCCTCCGACGGGGTGGCCGGCCTCGAGCTCGTCCGCCGCGAACGGCCTGACGTCGTGCTGATGGACATCCGCATGCCCGTGCTCGACGGCCTCGCCGCGACTGCGGCCCTCCGTGACGACGGGGCCGACGCCCCGCGCGTGGTCGTCCTGACCACCATCCGGCACGACGAGGCGGTCTACCTCGCGGCGCGCGCCGGGGCCACCGCGTTCCTGACCAAGGACGCCCGGCCGGAGGTGCTGCTCGCGACCGTCCGCGCGGCGGCGGTCGGCGAGGCGGTCGGCGACACGGAGCAGCTGCTCCGCGACTTCGGACCGCCGCCGACACGACCCCGCCCCGACGTGCTCGCGGTGCTCACCCCGCGGGAGCGCGAGACGTTCCTGCTGCTGGCCAAGGGCCTCACGAACACCGAGATCGCCGAGGCGTCCTTCGTCTCGGAAGCGACGGTGAAGACGCACGTCCGGGCGGTGCTGGCGAAGCTCGAGCTGCGCAGCCGCCTCCAGGTCGTCGTCTTCGCCCATGAGGAAGGACTGGTCAGAGCATGA
- a CDS encoding sensor histidine kinase produces MTSFRLVAHVVAPAGGASFIALWTIAEAGRSGLAGVVTVAAVLGLAIGLSVFAPLVALAVVAVLPAMQLVGIAPATSETTWPMYFAVCLVALVVAATGARRERLLALPAALLATTLAVANMTVPTDAEPYRWTSWTSSFSGSHPIRDSLTVLLLAGVGLVVLAWGTGYGIGAAGRLRRLDSVLSETEDRLAETDLELRLGAERSRISRDVHDSVAHALTIVVAQSEGATALHRREPEVVDVVLAAVSGVAREALADVRGLVERITEPGDELVSLSDVPALVERMRGVGMTVVVEELGERPGLRPAQQLTVYRLVQESLTNALKHGGQASRASVVLDWRGGGLALLVHSSGGTPLIARGSLAGPGAGITGMAERAAISGGWLTAEPGDAGDFVVTAYLPFGGSGGGSVGTGVGERALPRAASGAGEDRTRA; encoded by the coding sequence ATGACCTCCTTCCGCCTCGTCGCTCACGTCGTCGCCCCGGCCGGTGGCGCCTCCTTCATCGCCCTCTGGACGATCGCGGAGGCCGGCCGGTCCGGGCTCGCGGGCGTCGTGACCGTGGCGGCCGTCCTCGGCCTCGCCATCGGGCTCAGCGTGTTCGCCCCGCTCGTCGCGCTCGCCGTGGTCGCCGTCCTCCCGGCGATGCAGCTCGTCGGCATAGCGCCCGCAACGAGCGAGACCACGTGGCCGATGTACTTCGCCGTCTGCCTCGTGGCTCTCGTCGTCGCCGCGACCGGAGCTCGACGAGAACGCCTCCTCGCCCTGCCCGCCGCGCTCCTGGCCACGACCCTGGCCGTCGCGAACATGACCGTCCCGACCGACGCCGAGCCGTACAGGTGGACGTCCTGGACGAGCTCGTTCTCGGGATCGCACCCGATCCGCGACTCGCTGACGGTGCTCCTCCTCGCCGGCGTCGGGCTGGTGGTGCTCGCCTGGGGCACCGGGTACGGCATCGGTGCGGCCGGGCGCCTCCGCCGCCTCGACAGCGTCCTGTCGGAGACGGAGGACCGCCTCGCGGAGACGGACCTCGAGCTGCGTCTCGGGGCGGAGCGGTCGCGCATCTCCCGCGACGTGCACGACTCCGTGGCGCACGCGCTGACGATCGTGGTCGCGCAGTCCGAGGGAGCCACGGCGCTGCACCGCCGAGAGCCCGAGGTGGTGGACGTCGTGCTCGCCGCTGTCAGCGGTGTCGCGCGGGAGGCCCTCGCCGACGTGCGCGGTCTCGTCGAGCGCATCACCGAGCCCGGGGACGAGCTGGTGTCGCTGTCGGACGTGCCCGCCCTGGTCGAGCGGATGCGCGGGGTCGGGATGACCGTTGTCGTCGAGGAGCTGGGGGAGCGTCCCGGGCTGCGGCCCGCCCAGCAGCTGACGGTCTACCGGCTCGTCCAGGAGAGCCTCACGAACGCCCTCAAGCACGGCGGCCAGGCCAGCCGAGCGTCCGTCGTCCTCGACTGGCGCGGCGGTGGGCTCGCCCTCCTCGTGCACTCGTCGGGGGGCACACCGTTGATCGCTCGTGGCTCGCTGGCCGGTCCCGGCGCGGGCATCACCGGCATGGCGGAGCGAGCCGCGATCAGCGGCGGGTGGCTCACTGCGGAGCCAGGTGACGCAGGAGACTTCGTCGTCACGGCGTACCTGCCGTTCGGTGGCAGCGGCGGCGGCAGCGTCGGGACGGGCGTCGGCGAGCGGGCACTGCCCCGTGCTGCGTCCGGTGCGGGTGAGGACCGGACCCGTGCCTGA
- a CDS encoding LCP family protein, producing the protein MSDDGAPENRGGVARHGRLKKRGPAGVVVRGLAAALAVVLVSSTSVAAIATWQVLGAAKPTVSLAVPGVTADPVPELTAQSGEVNMLLVATDTRQDQGAGFDDPANQAASLGVGNNDTTVLVHISEDHTNMAVISFPRDLMLPVPACTNDAGETTPASSKAMLNTVLARGGEQYGLACVASTISQLTGLQIDYAGSIAFGGVVSMADAVGGVDVCLATPIKDNDVTPALDLPAGTQNLTGAEAGAFLRSRHGVGDASDLGRISNQQTFMSALARQVVSAGTLTDPTKVLRLARTAFENMTLSDTLSSPTTLAQIAIAVNTVGLSDMVFLQYPVADDPANRNRVVVDATAAELLNATLQANQPVVLAEDSLGRSAIVDPNAPAPTPSAAGDDPTAEQTPTTTGPTTGPSGAPAAPSPTVTSVPLPSSVSGQSADQVTCAVKK; encoded by the coding sequence ATGAGCGATGACGGAGCGCCGGAGAACCGGGGCGGGGTCGCCCGGCACGGGCGACTGAAGAAGCGGGGCCCGGCCGGCGTGGTCGTCCGCGGCTTGGCCGCAGCCCTGGCGGTCGTCCTGGTGAGTTCCACCTCCGTGGCCGCGATCGCGACGTGGCAGGTCCTCGGCGCCGCGAAGCCGACCGTGTCGCTCGCCGTCCCCGGGGTGACGGCCGATCCCGTCCCCGAGCTCACGGCTCAGTCCGGCGAGGTGAACATGCTCCTGGTCGCGACGGACACCCGCCAGGACCAGGGCGCCGGCTTCGACGACCCGGCGAACCAGGCCGCCAGCCTGGGCGTCGGCAACAACGACACGACCGTCCTCGTGCACATCTCCGAGGACCACACGAACATGGCCGTGATCAGCTTCCCCCGGGACCTGATGCTCCCGGTTCCCGCCTGCACGAACGACGCCGGCGAGACGACCCCCGCCTCCTCGAAGGCCATGCTCAACACCGTGCTGGCCCGCGGCGGCGAGCAGTACGGCCTCGCCTGCGTGGCGAGCACGATCAGCCAGCTCACCGGGCTGCAGATCGACTACGCCGGCAGCATCGCCTTCGGCGGCGTCGTCTCCATGGCCGACGCCGTGGGGGGAGTCGACGTGTGCCTCGCGACCCCGATCAAGGACAACGACGTCACGCCCGCCCTCGACCTGCCCGCCGGCACGCAGAACCTCACCGGCGCGGAGGCCGGAGCGTTCCTCCGGTCCCGACACGGAGTCGGCGACGCGAGCGACCTCGGCCGGATCAGCAACCAGCAGACCTTCATGTCCGCGCTCGCCCGACAGGTCGTCTCCGCAGGCACCCTGACGGACCCGACGAAGGTCCTCCGCCTGGCGCGGACCGCGTTCGAGAACATGACCCTCTCGGACACGCTCTCGAGCCCCACGACCCTCGCCCAGATCGCCATCGCCGTGAACACCGTCGGCCTGTCCGACATGGTGTTCCTGCAGTACCCGGTCGCCGACGACCCGGCCAACAGGAACCGTGTCGTCGTCGACGCGACCGCCGCCGAGCTCCTCAACGCGACGCTCCAGGCCAACCAGCCGGTGGTCCTGGCCGAGGACAGCCTGGGCCGGTCCGCCATCGTGGACCCGAACGCGCCAGCACCGACGCCGTCCGCCGCCGGGGACGACCCGACGGCCGAGCAGACCCCCACGACGACCGGCCCGACGACCGGTCCCTCTGGCGCTCCCGCCGCACCTTCCCCCACGGTCACCTCGGTCCCGCTTCCCTCGTCGGTCTCCGGCCAGAGCGCGGACCAGGTCACCTGCGCGGTCAAGAAGTGA
- a CDS encoding aspartate ammonia-lyase, with amino-acid sequence MTTDSSRTDDRHDAGTDDLDGRPDQRPADQTGEQPVSRGRRAAGPSTRTETDSLGSREVPADAYWGIHTARALENFPISQRPISVYPDLVIALALVKQAAARANVEIGVLERHKADAIEQACVEIRGGALHDEFAVGVIQGGAGTSTNMNSNEVIANRALELMGHPKGDYAHLHPIDDVNRSQSTNDTYPTSVKIAMVLTLRRLLDELDLLATAFATKGAEFHDVLKVGRTQLQDAVPMTLGQEFVGFAHTLGEDVQRLRDVIPLLGEINLGATAIGTGITADPQYADAVRRHLSELSGMELVTAPDLIEATSDTGVFMTLSGALKRSAIKLSKICNDLRLLSSGPQAGIGEITLPPRQAGSSIMPGKVNPVIPEVVNQVAFSVAGADVTVTMAAEAGQLQLNAFEPVITHSVMQSLQWMTYACRTLRVNCVDGIEANRARLTQQVETNVGSVTALTPYIGYSAAAAIAHTALTTNAPIARLVVAAGLMSEEQVQKVLSPARLSGLEAVTSAIPVIDVDDPAAAVARAANATGVRNPGDETAG; translated from the coding sequence GTGACGACCGACAGCTCCCGCACCGACGACCGGCACGACGCCGGCACCGACGACCTCGACGGGCGGCCCGACCAGCGGCCCGCCGACCAGACGGGCGAGCAGCCCGTCTCGCGGGGGCGACGTGCCGCCGGCCCGAGCACGCGCACCGAGACCGACTCCCTCGGCAGCCGCGAGGTCCCTGCCGACGCCTACTGGGGCATCCACACGGCGCGGGCTCTCGAGAACTTCCCGATCAGCCAGCGGCCCATCTCGGTCTACCCCGACCTCGTGATCGCGCTCGCGCTCGTCAAGCAGGCCGCCGCCAGGGCGAACGTCGAGATCGGCGTGCTCGAGCGCCACAAGGCCGACGCCATCGAGCAGGCCTGCGTCGAGATCCGCGGGGGAGCGCTGCACGACGAGTTCGCGGTCGGGGTGATCCAGGGAGGCGCGGGCACGAGCACGAACATGAACAGCAACGAGGTGATCGCGAACAGGGCCCTCGAGCTGATGGGCCACCCGAAGGGCGACTACGCGCACCTGCACCCCATCGACGACGTCAACCGCAGCCAGAGCACGAACGACACGTACCCGACCTCGGTGAAGATCGCGATGGTCCTGACGCTCCGCCGCCTCCTCGACGAGCTCGACCTGCTCGCCACGGCGTTCGCGACCAAGGGCGCCGAGTTCCACGACGTGCTGAAGGTCGGCCGTACCCAGCTGCAGGACGCCGTGCCGATGACCCTCGGCCAGGAGTTCGTCGGCTTCGCGCACACCCTCGGCGAGGACGTGCAGCGCCTCCGTGACGTCATCCCCCTGCTCGGCGAGATCAACCTCGGTGCCACGGCGATCGGCACGGGCATCACGGCCGACCCCCAGTACGCGGACGCCGTGCGTCGGCACCTCAGCGAGCTGTCGGGCATGGAGCTCGTCACGGCTCCCGACCTGATCGAGGCGACGAGCGACACCGGCGTGTTCATGACGCTGAGCGGCGCCCTCAAGCGCAGCGCCATCAAGCTGTCGAAGATCTGCAACGACCTGCGCCTGCTGTCGTCCGGTCCGCAGGCCGGCATCGGCGAGATCACGCTGCCGCCGCGCCAGGCTGGCTCGTCGATCATGCCGGGCAAGGTCAACCCGGTGATCCCCGAGGTCGTCAACCAGGTCGCGTTCTCCGTGGCCGGTGCCGACGTGACGGTCACGATGGCGGCCGAGGCGGGCCAGCTCCAGCTGAACGCGTTCGAGCCCGTCATCACGCACTCGGTGATGCAGAGCCTCCAGTGGATGACGTACGCCTGCCGCACGCTGCGGGTGAACTGCGTCGACGGCATCGAGGCGAACCGCGCCCGCCTCACGCAGCAGGTCGAGACGAACGTCGGCAGCGTCACCGCCCTGACCCCCTACATCGGCTACTCGGCCGCCGCGGCGATCGCGCACACGGCGCTCACGACGAACGCGCCGATCGCACGGCTCGTCGTCGCGGCGGGCCTGATGAGTGAGGAACAGGTCCAGAAGGTGCTGTCGCCGGCCCGCCTCTCCGGCCTCGAGGCCGTCACGAGCGCCATCCCCGTCATCGACGTCGACGACCCGGCCGCCGCCGTGGCCCGGGCGGCGAACGCGACCGGCGTGCGCAACCCGGGCGACGAGACCGCGGGCTGA
- a CDS encoding MFS transporter, translating into MTTTTHDDARPDAPEGDPAPGGSSSLTPAERLRLTRTPDPRVVTAVLAFSGLVAALMQMLVIPIVPSFPELLDADPADTTWIITATLLAGAVVTPIAGRLGDLMGKRRIVLALVIVMIVGSIIAASTSELVPLIVGRALQGTALGIIPLAISILRDTLPAERLGGAVALVSATLGFGGAVGLPLSAWISVTFDWHVLFWTAALLGVVVFALVAWLVPASTLRTEGRFDLPGAIGLAIGLTGVLLAVSKGNDWGWLSGSTLASGLTGLGVLVLWGFYQLRVSSPLVDLRVAVRPAVLLTNLASVALGFALFGSNVSLPQLLELPAETGVGLGQSIMVASLCLAPSGVVMMLMAPVAARATARFGARLCLIVGGSIIVVSYAVAAVAFDQVWQIVLVSVLIGFGIGLAYAAMPTLIMHAVPATETAAANGLNTLMRSLGTTSASAVVGLLLTANSMPFGGVSVPTEAGFRLTFVLGAAVALLSVLLAVAIPRREPVYADAALPTGPVRTR; encoded by the coding sequence ATGACCACCACGACGCACGACGACGCCCGCCCCGACGCACCCGAGGGCGACCCCGCGCCCGGAGGCTCGTCGTCGCTCACCCCCGCCGAGCGCCTTCGACTCACGCGGACGCCCGACCCGCGCGTCGTCACCGCGGTGCTCGCCTTCTCGGGCCTCGTCGCGGCCCTGATGCAGATGCTGGTCATCCCCATCGTCCCGTCGTTCCCCGAGCTGCTCGACGCCGACCCTGCCGACACGACCTGGATCATCACCGCGACCCTGCTCGCCGGAGCCGTCGTCACCCCGATCGCCGGCCGCCTCGGCGACCTGATGGGCAAGCGCCGCATCGTGCTCGCCCTGGTGATCGTGATGATCGTCGGGTCGATCATCGCCGCCTCCACGTCGGAGCTCGTGCCCCTGATCGTCGGACGAGCGCTGCAGGGCACCGCACTCGGCATCATCCCGCTCGCGATCAGCATCCTCCGCGACACGCTGCCCGCCGAGCGTCTCGGCGGCGCCGTCGCCCTCGTCAGCGCCACCCTCGGCTTCGGCGGCGCCGTAGGCCTGCCGCTCAGCGCCTGGATCTCGGTCACCTTCGACTGGCACGTCCTCTTCTGGACCGCCGCCCTGCTCGGCGTGGTCGTCTTCGCCCTCGTGGCCTGGCTCGTGCCCGCCAGCACCCTCCGGACCGAGGGCCGCTTCGACCTGCCGGGAGCGATCGGCCTCGCGATCGGCCTCACGGGCGTCCTGCTCGCGGTCTCGAAGGGCAACGACTGGGGCTGGCTCAGCGGCTCGACCCTCGCCTCCGGCCTGACCGGCCTGGGCGTGCTCGTGCTGTGGGGCTTCTACCAGCTGCGGGTCAGCAGCCCGCTGGTCGACCTGCGCGTCGCGGTCCGCCCTGCCGTGCTGCTCACGAACCTCGCGTCCGTGGCGCTCGGCTTCGCGCTCTTCGGCAGCAACGTGTCGCTGCCGCAGCTGCTCGAGCTGCCCGCCGAGACCGGGGTGGGCCTCGGCCAGAGCATCATGGTCGCCTCGCTCTGCCTCGCGCCCTCCGGCGTCGTCATGATGTTGATGGCGCCAGTGGCCGCCCGTGCGACGGCGCGCTTCGGCGCCCGCCTCTGCCTGATCGTCGGCGGGTCGATCATCGTCGTCAGCTACGCGGTCGCGGCCGTCGCCTTCGACCAGGTCTGGCAGATCGTGCTCGTCTCGGTGCTGATCGGCTTCGGCATCGGACTCGCCTACGCGGCCATGCCGACGCTCATCATGCACGCCGTTCCGGCGACCGAGACCGCCGCGGCCAACGGCCTCAATACGCTGATGCGCTCGCTCGGCACGACCAGCGCGTCGGCCGTCGTCGGGCTGCTGCTCACCGCCAACTCGATGCCGTTCGGCGGCGTCTCCGTGCCGACCGAGGCCGGGTTCCGGCTGACGTTCGTCCTCGGCGCGGCCGTCGCCCTGCTCAGCGTGCTGCTCGCGGTCGCGATCCCGCGGCGTGAGCCCGTGTACGCGGACGCGGCGCTGCCGACCGGGCCGGTGCGCACGCGCTGA
- a CDS encoding inorganic phosphate transporter, producing MDLTLIVVLVIVLALFFDFTNGFHDTANAMATPIATGAMKPKVAVTVAAVLNLVGAFLSTEVAKTVSGGIIREGDGGVQISPEMIFAGLIGAVVWNMFTWLRGLPSSSSHALFGGLIGAAVVGAGLSSVDFSVVLSKVVLPALLAPLIAGLVGYTATRLAYRITRRKDDKSERGGFRYGQIFTSSLVALAHGTNDAQKTMGVITLTLIASGALGAGSGPPLWVVVVCALAIALGTYTGGWRIIQTMGGGLTEVKPTQGFSAEASTTATVLASSHLGFALSTTQVASGSIIGAGLGRRGAKIQWSTAGKIVAAWFITLPASAAVGAVAAFIAAAGIVGLVVDAVVGVAVIAGIFLLSRRRPHDQSAAMEVDVAATSVLSRRRARRAEKKGRVDTPAGGVEAPFVRLDDPPAAATATVDRAERADRGDRTDCTDRTDRTDDGTTR from the coding sequence GTGGATCTCACGCTCATCGTCGTCCTGGTCATCGTCCTGGCCCTCTTCTTCGACTTCACCAACGGGTTCCACGACACGGCCAACGCCATGGCGACCCCGATCGCGACGGGGGCGATGAAGCCCAAGGTCGCGGTGACGGTGGCGGCCGTGCTCAACCTCGTCGGCGCCTTCCTCAGCACCGAGGTGGCCAAGACGGTGTCGGGCGGCATCATCCGCGAGGGCGACGGCGGGGTGCAGATCTCGCCCGAGATGATCTTCGCCGGGCTGATCGGCGCGGTCGTCTGGAACATGTTCACCTGGCTGCGCGGCCTGCCGTCGAGCTCGTCGCACGCGCTCTTCGGCGGCCTGATCGGCGCCGCCGTCGTCGGGGCGGGCCTCAGCTCGGTCGACTTCTCGGTCGTGCTCTCGAAGGTCGTGCTGCCGGCGCTGCTGGCGCCGCTCATCGCGGGCCTCGTCGGCTACACGGCCACCCGGCTCGCCTACCGGATCACGCGTCGCAAGGACGACAAGAGCGAGCGGGGCGGCTTCCGCTACGGCCAGATCTTCACGTCGTCGCTGGTCGCCCTGGCCCACGGCACGAACGACGCCCAGAAGACGATGGGCGTCATCACCCTGACCCTCATCGCCTCGGGCGCGCTCGGCGCCGGCTCGGGCCCGCCGCTCTGGGTCGTCGTGGTCTGCGCCCTCGCCATCGCGCTCGGCACCTACACCGGCGGCTGGCGCATCATCCAGACCATGGGAGGCGGCCTCACCGAGGTCAAGCCGACCCAGGGCTTCTCCGCCGAGGCGTCGACCACGGCCACCGTGCTGGCGTCGAGCCATCTCGGCTTCGCCCTGTCGACGACGCAGGTCGCGAGCGGCTCGATCATCGGAGCCGGTCTCGGCCGCCGCGGCGCCAAGATCCAGTGGAGCACCGCCGGCAAGATCGTCGCCGCCTGGTTCATCACCCTGCCCGCGAGCGCCGCCGTCGGCGCCGTCGCGGCGTTCATCGCCGCGGCGGGCATCGTCGGGCTCGTGGTCGACGCCGTCGTCGGAGTCGCCGTGATCGCCGGGATCTTCCTGCTCTCGCGTCGTCGCCCCCACGACCAGTCGGCCGCGATGGAGGTGGACGTCGCCGCGACGAGCGTGCTCTCGCGCCGGCGAGCTCGCCGCGCCGAGAAGAAGGGCCGCGTCGACACTCCCGCCGGGGGAGTCGAGGCGCCGTTCGTGCGCCTGGACGACCCGCCCGCCGCCGCGACGGCGACCGTCGACCGCGCCGAGCGTGCCGACCGCGGCGACCGCACTGACTGCACCGACCGCACTGACCGCACCGACGACGGGACGACCCGATGA
- a CDS encoding carboxylesterase/lipase family protein — MTPAPDDDPLLRETAGGLVRGVRERGVLAWRGIPYAAAPTGARRFRAPVPAAPWQGVRDAAEFGPAAPQDRGQFVGVDRRTPLDEDCLTVNVLAPRGSQPGDRLPVLVYVHGGAYSVGSSREYPRQGETLVRQSGIVYVSINYRLGALGWLDLSHWSTPERPVESNLGLRDQVAALEWVRDNVAAFGGDPGAVTLSGESSGGNAVTTLMTVPSARGLFARAIAQSSPTNAVYLPEVTQRWAGEFLELLSHQVGDDDVESTSLDDAAQMLEEAPVASIVRAAAELQLRTPDEEPGTICFCPVIDGDVLPERPLDAFKAGRAHPVPLIIGTNDREGSVFTGRRDILATTKPRIRAIFAATAKPSRKALKKLYPGLPDRPAALDFGGDYAFWFPSIKVAERHARHQPVRFYRFDAAPRILRVAGVDAFHGLELWALYDRMRTPFGWAMSLLGGRRAFLRTADRMRARWVEFVLTGAVADWPTYEPERRRTLVIDEVDRIEEDPRGDRRRAWQEFVPHV; from the coding sequence GTGACCCCTGCCCCCGACGACGACCCCCTGCTGCGCGAGACTGCCGGCGGCCTCGTCCGCGGGGTGCGCGAGCGCGGCGTGCTCGCCTGGCGCGGCATCCCGTACGCGGCGGCCCCGACGGGCGCTCGCCGGTTCCGGGCGCCGGTCCCGGCCGCTCCCTGGCAGGGCGTCCGCGACGCGGCCGAGTTCGGGCCGGCGGCCCCGCAGGACAGGGGCCAGTTCGTCGGCGTCGACCGCCGCACGCCCCTCGACGAGGACTGCCTGACCGTCAACGTCCTCGCGCCCAGGGGCTCGCAGCCGGGCGACCGCCTCCCGGTGCTCGTCTACGTGCACGGAGGCGCCTACAGCGTCGGCTCGTCGCGCGAGTACCCGAGGCAGGGCGAGACGCTGGTGCGCCAGTCCGGGATCGTCTACGTGAGCATCAACTACCGGTTGGGAGCGCTCGGCTGGCTCGACCTCTCCCACTGGTCGACGCCAGAGCGCCCGGTCGAGTCGAACCTGGGCCTCCGCGACCAGGTCGCGGCGCTCGAGTGGGTGCGTGACAACGTCGCGGCCTTCGGGGGAGACCCCGGCGCGGTCACCCTCTCCGGCGAGAGCTCGGGCGGCAACGCGGTCACGACCCTGATGACCGTCCCGTCGGCCCGCGGCCTCTTCGCCCGGGCGATCGCCCAGAGCTCGCCGACGAACGCCGTCTACCTGCCCGAGGTCACGCAGCGCTGGGCAGGCGAGTTCCTCGAGCTGCTGAGCCACCAGGTCGGCGACGACGACGTCGAGTCGACCTCGCTCGACGACGCGGCGCAGATGCTCGAGGAGGCGCCGGTCGCCTCGATCGTGCGGGCTGCGGCCGAGCTGCAGCTCCGCACCCCGGACGAGGAGCCGGGCACGATCTGCTTCTGCCCGGTGATCGACGGCGACGTGCTGCCGGAGCGGCCCCTCGACGCCTTCAAGGCGGGCCGGGCCCACCCGGTGCCGCTCATCATCGGGACGAACGACCGCGAGGGCTCGGTCTTCACCGGCCGGCGGGACATCCTCGCGACGACCAAGCCGCGCATCCGCGCGATCTTCGCCGCGACCGCCAAGCCGTCGCGCAAGGCCCTGAAGAAGCTGTACCCGGGGCTGCCCGACCGCCCGGCGGCCCTCGACTTCGGCGGCGACTACGCGTTCTGGTTCCCGTCGATCAAGGTCGCCGAGCGGCACGCCCGCCACCAGCCGGTGCGCTTCTACCGGTTCGACGCGGCACCGCGCATCCTCCGAGTCGCCGGGGTGGACGCGTTCCACGGCCTCGAGCTGTGGGCGCTGTACGACCGGATGCGCACGCCCTTCGGCTGGGCGATGAGCCTGCTCGGCGGTCGTCGCGCGTTCCTCCGCACGGCCGACCGCATGCGCGCCCGCTGGGTCGAGTTCGTCCTGACGGGAGCGGTCGCCGACTGGCCGACCTACGAGCCGGAGCGCCGCCGCACGCTCGTCATCGACGAGGTCGACCGGATCGAGGAGGACCCGCGCGGCGACCGCCGCCGCGCCTGGCAGGAGTTCGTGCCGCACGTCTGA